DNA from Agarilytica rhodophyticola:
CACATTAGAAAATACAATAACAAGAAGTTCCTCTTCAAGATACAGTGAGTCTATTATTTTATTTAGTTTAATATTAATTTTTCGACCGTGTAATAAATAGCGATTATCATCAATTATTCGATGAATAAGAGATTCAACCTCTATCGTACTTTTATTGATGGGCCGATCAGACTCTCTTGCCAACCAAAGTAGTGCCGAGGAGAGTTGACGTACATTATTACACGCCTTCAAAGCACGCTTTACCGACTTATTATTCCCTTCACTCTGTAACTCTAACGTGTCTAGACTGGCTTGAATTATTCCTAGGGGAGTGCGCAATTCATGGCTCGCATAACGCAAGAACTCTCTTTCTCGCTGATTATAACTTGCAATTTTATCTACACCTTCACGCAATTGCAGCGCTAGTTGATTTAACTCTTCGATAGCAAAATCTTCTTTTAATGGAAGATCTGGATTTTTCCCCAAATCAGCAGCCCAGCGATTAAGCAAAGCCAAGGGTTCACTGGTACGTTGGATTAGCCAGCGAATTAACAAAAATAAAAGCGTAAATATGATAAAGGTAGACCAAAACGACTGTTGTAACGTGGCGGAAAAAAGACGCGCGGTAATCAACTCAATTTCTTCAGCGTCATGCCGACTCAATAAAAATAAGTCGCCAAACGTCTCATCAAAATGATGCAAAAGGTAGAAGTACTCCAGTGTACCATCTTCACTTATACGACTAGCCTCAAGTAATTGTCCACTATTAGAAGGTGCATTCTTGTTGCTTTCTTCATTAAATAGATGTCGTATCACGATGGGAATATCAGACCAACGGCGATAAGCGCCTTGTGTGTCTGTGCGAGGCAGAGGCAAGTCTGGAGATATTAATGATTTTTTAACAATGGACTCAGCTTCTAACTGTACGAGATTTCGAGTGGTACTTTCGATGGCGTGAAAAGAAAAAATAACGAGCAACATCAAGCTTGCAAAAAACAAAGCGCAGCCCAACAGCATAAGCTGCCAACGTACTTGCTGAGATATACTTTTAATTTGTGTTGTTTTAGGCTTCATCTCTCAATACCAAACCGACACCAACTAGAGTGTGAATTAACGACTTTTTATAAGGTTTGTCGACGGCTTTACGCAATTGATGCAGTTGAACATTGAAATTACTGGTATCCACATCACCGTCAGGCCAAAGATAATCCTCAAGTTCAACCCTGGACACTACATTGGGACTTCTAGCTGCTAGAAATGCCAGAATTTTCCATCCCGTGGGGGTAAGTTTTAATTCATCGCCAGCACGACAGGCACGATGCTCTTTTAGATAAAGTGTTAAATCACCCACTGAAATACTTTCTTTAATCGGATTATTGCGCCGATAAAGCGCCTGCAAACGTGCCCACAATAGAGGCATCGCACATGGTTTTACGACATAATCATCAACACCCGCATGAAAACCTTCGAGCTGTTCGGTATCTGTATCACAAGCGGTCAACATAAGAATAGGAGTATGACAGCCCTCAGCTCGTAACTGTTGGCAGACGCCAAAGCCATTTATCTTAGGGAGCATCAAATCAAGCACGATCACGTCAAAGTTAACTTCTCTGGCAAGGCTCAACCCCATTGCACCATGATAAGCGAAATCACACTGAGCCCCTTTAAGCTCTAGAAAATCAGCCATAGCTGCTGCTAATTCAGCATCATCATCAATAATCAATACGCGCATAGTCACCGTTGTTGTAAACACCCATAAAACTAATGTTATCGTCATTGTTGATTATAGCGATATCGACATTAAGATAATATTTATGAGTTATGCAGCTTGGATTGATTGTTATTGAGACTAATATACGCTAAGGGGTTTATAGGTTGTTGTATGTGTAGGGGACAATTGTATTTGCAGGTATACTCTTACTATATTTTTCTAACGCCCATTATCCATATAACAACAATTGAATCGTGAAACCAAGCTCTGCTGAATTACCCATCCATAGCGTTTTAGCTGATATCAAAGATACATTAAGACAGCGCCATGAACTGATACTCCAGGCTGCCCCAGGGGCGGGTAAGACAACAGTTGTCCCTTTAGCTTTACTTGATGAACCATGGCTAAAAGGGCAGCAAATTATTATGTTGCAGCCCCGCCGCGTAGCCGCGCGAGCGACGGCGGAGCGTATGGCCCAACTCTTAGGAGAAGCACCAGGAAAACGTGTGGGCTATCAGATACGGCAAGAAACACAAGTAAGTGGCGACACCAGGATTATAGTGATGACAGAAGGTGTTCTAACCCGTCGAATACAAGCAGATCCCTCCCTTAGTGGTGTCGGCCTTTTAATATTTGATGAATTTCATGAACGTAACCTTGATGCGGACTTAGCACTAACACTCTGTCGTGAGGGTCGCTCGATTTTCCGCGAACAAACTCAGCCACTTAAACTATTGATCATGTCCGCCACTCTAGATGGAATGGATATTTCTTCTTTTCTAGATAAGGCCCCCGTGATTGCCAGTAAAGGGAAAAACTACCCTGTAGAATTTCTGTACAGCTCAAAAGTTGTTAACACCGGCAACCTCATCGAAAGCATTAGCGACACAATATACCGAAGTACCCAGGAACATGAGGGAAATATATTAGTATTTTTACCTGGTGTAAGAGAAATCAATGCAGTCAGCGATTATATAAGCACTAAACTTCCAGCAAATATAGATATTTTCCCTTTGCATGGAGGCTTGAACACACAGGAACAAAGAAAAGCGATAATGCCTCCCACTGTTACAAAGGACGGGAGGATCAAACGCAAGATAGTACTAGCCACAGATATCGCTGAAACTAGCTTAACAATTGAAGGGGTTCATATTGTCGTCGACTCAGGCTATGCTCGGTCACCTATTTATGATCCTAACACCGGCCTAACTCGCTTGCGAACTCACCGCATCTCTCAAGCATCAAGTATACAAAGAGCCGGTAGAGCAGGACGTTTAGGCCCAGGAGTATGTTATCGGCTATGGCCACAAAGCCAACAGCACACACTCTCAGAGCAACGCTCGCCAGAGATTTTGCAAACAGATTTAAGTGCTCTGGCATTGCAATTACTGCAATGGGGTGTGCACCACCCAGATGAAATAGAATGGCTTACGCCTCCCCCAGAAGGTACATTTCAACAAGCAATTTCCTTGTTAGCGTCTTTAGGTGCCTTACAGGGTACGTCAGCCCTAGATGAGAGTCATACATTGCAGCTAAGTGAACACGGCAAAGCGATGGCAATTCTACCTGTACACCCACGTCTGGCACATATGTTGTTGACTGCAGCTAAACATGATCTGTTAAAGCTAGGTTGCGATATCGCTGCGTTACTCTCTGAGCGAGATACTCTGTCTGGAGTAGGTGCCGATTTAGCAATACGAATAGACATGATAAACGATATTGGCCAATGCCCTAATAGCCATAAATTGTGGTTAACAAGAATAAGGAAACAGAGTAAACAGTTTCAGTCGCTCTTAAAAAGTATCACGATAAAGAGACCAATAAATGAAACACCGGAGACAGGAACAGACCTAGGCTTTTTATTGGGATCTGCCTTTCCTGATCGTATTGCTAGACGTCAAGAGCAATCGGGTAGCTACAAGTTGAGTAATGGACGCTCTGCAAAGCTGTTTACTAGTGATTCTCTGAACAGTGTTCCCTGGTTAGTTGCTGTGGATTTAGGAGGCAGAAGAGAACAAAAAGAAGATACTATATTTTTAGCGGCAAAGATTGAAAAAAATCTATTTA
Protein-coding regions in this window:
- a CDS encoding sensor histidine kinase, translating into MKPKTTQIKSISQQVRWQLMLLGCALFFASLMLLVIFSFHAIESTTRNLVQLEAESIVKKSLISPDLPLPRTDTQGAYRRWSDIPIVIRHLFNEESNKNAPSNSGQLLEASRISEDGTLEYFYLLHHFDETFGDLFLLSRHDAEEIELITARLFSATLQQSFWSTFIIFTLLFLLIRWLIQRTSEPLALLNRWAADLGKNPDLPLKEDFAIEELNQLALQLREGVDKIASYNQREREFLRYASHELRTPLGIIQASLDTLELQSEGNNKSVKRALKACNNVRQLSSALLWLARESDRPINKSTIEVESLIHRIIDDNRYLLHGRKINIKLNKIIDSLYLEEELLVIVFSNVLRNAFQYSTDGDIEITLSQHELHICNPYADIAENMEKQPLVQSFGIGLELVKRICQKLSWKFKFQKNISSVSVIVRF
- the hrpB gene encoding ATP-dependent helicase HrpB, whose amino-acid sequence is MKPSSAELPIHSVLADIKDTLRQRHELILQAAPGAGKTTVVPLALLDEPWLKGQQIIMLQPRRVAARATAERMAQLLGEAPGKRVGYQIRQETQVSGDTRIIVMTEGVLTRRIQADPSLSGVGLLIFDEFHERNLDADLALTLCREGRSIFREQTQPLKLLIMSATLDGMDISSFLDKAPVIASKGKNYPVEFLYSSKVVNTGNLIESISDTIYRSTQEHEGNILVFLPGVREINAVSDYISTKLPANIDIFPLHGGLNTQEQRKAIMPPTVTKDGRIKRKIVLATDIAETSLTIEGVHIVVDSGYARSPIYDPNTGLTRLRTHRISQASSIQRAGRAGRLGPGVCYRLWPQSQQHTLSEQRSPEILQTDLSALALQLLQWGVHHPDEIEWLTPPPEGTFQQAISLLASLGALQGTSALDESHTLQLSEHGKAMAILPVHPRLAHMLLTAAKHDLLKLGCDIAALLSERDTLSGVGADLAIRIDMINDIGQCPNSHKLWLTRIRKQSKQFQSLLKSITIKRPINETPETGTDLGFLLGSAFPDRIARRQEQSGSYKLSNGRSAKLFTSDSLNSVPWLVAVDLGGRREQKEDTIFLAAKIEKNLFNSHLKHVTKTEDVAKWDTKLGRFIAQTETRIGSLILRSQSLTNIEPEQIVNALIQFIRQNGLDTLSWAKRDRQWQARIQLLRVHDTSHNWPDVSNQQLLHSLDVWLRPFLSGISSLDELRRLELSPILTTMMDWTLQQQMDKLVPQTITAPSGSHIPIDYLQSPPVLSVKLQEMFGCMQTPAIINSKVPLMVHLLSPARRPVQVTQDLAGFWQNTYQQVKKELKGRYPKHPWPDDPLNAKATRFTKKHI
- a CDS encoding response regulator transcription factor, whose translation is MTITLVLWVFTTTVTMRVLIIDDDAELAAAMADFLELKGAQCDFAYHGAMGLSLAREVNFDVIVLDLMLPKINGFGVCQQLRAEGCHTPILMLTACDTDTEQLEGFHAGVDDYVVKPCAMPLLWARLQALYRRNNPIKESISVGDLTLYLKEHRACRAGDELKLTPTGWKILAFLAARSPNVVSRVELEDYLWPDGDVDTSNFNVQLHQLRKAVDKPYKKSLIHTLVGVGLVLRDEA